From Paenibacillus polymyxa, the proteins below share one genomic window:
- a CDS encoding MFS transporter — MSELTSLPPAKKRKLLFSAGLSWLFDAMDVGLLSFIVAALAKEWHLGSEQIGLLTAMNSIGMVFGAALAGILADRYGRRAILVWTLLIFSIASGLSALATGLGMLLVLRFIAGAGLGGELPVASTLVSESVPVKERGRAVVLLESFWAAGWILSALIAYFVIPKYGWQLAFILGAVPALYALYLRRAIEDSPRYKQQSVKLPLRARLAAIWSGPHRKSTLMLWILWFTVVFSYYGMFLWLPSIMFMKGFELVKSFEYVLIMTLAQLPGYFTAAYLIEKLGRKFVLIIYLLLTAVSAIWFGTSETAGMLLAAGICLSFFNLGAWGAMYAYTPELYPTSARSTGVGMAAAFGRIGGVIGPFVVGILVGQGIALPSIFAIFFVAILIGAAAVWLLGTETKNQEID, encoded by the coding sequence ATGAGTGAATTAACTTCATTACCACCAGCCAAAAAAAGGAAATTGCTGTTTAGCGCAGGACTTAGCTGGCTGTTTGATGCTATGGATGTGGGGCTGCTCTCATTTATAGTCGCAGCATTAGCTAAGGAGTGGCATCTCGGATCAGAGCAGATTGGTCTGCTGACTGCAATGAATTCGATAGGAATGGTATTTGGGGCTGCTTTGGCAGGGATTTTGGCAGATCGTTACGGCAGACGCGCTATATTAGTGTGGACCCTGTTGATCTTTTCCATTGCCAGTGGCTTGTCTGCTTTGGCTACAGGTCTCGGTATGCTGCTGGTGCTGCGTTTTATTGCTGGCGCAGGCTTAGGTGGAGAATTGCCTGTTGCTTCGACACTGGTGTCAGAATCAGTGCCTGTGAAAGAACGAGGGAGAGCGGTTGTGCTGCTGGAAAGCTTCTGGGCGGCAGGTTGGATACTTTCGGCTCTTATTGCCTATTTTGTTATTCCGAAATATGGTTGGCAGCTTGCCTTTATTCTCGGCGCAGTACCTGCCCTGTACGCTCTTTATTTGCGCAGAGCTATTGAGGATTCACCGCGATACAAACAGCAAAGCGTCAAACTTCCGTTACGTGCACGCTTGGCTGCGATTTGGTCCGGACCCCATCGCAAGTCTACGCTAATGCTGTGGATTTTATGGTTTACAGTTGTATTTTCATACTATGGCATGTTCCTGTGGCTGCCAAGCATAATGTTTATGAAAGGGTTTGAGCTGGTTAAAAGCTTTGAGTATGTCCTAATCATGACACTTGCACAATTACCAGGTTATTTTACCGCTGCCTATCTGATTGAAAAGCTGGGTCGCAAATTTGTACTAATTATCTACTTGTTGCTCACAGCAGTGTCCGCTATTTGGTTTGGAACTTCGGAAACGGCGGGGATGTTGCTGGCTGCTGGTATCTGCTTGTCCTTCTTTAATCTCGGTGCATGGGGCGCCATGTATGCTTATACCCCGGAGCTATACCCAACGTCTGCCCGTTCTACCGGTGTGGGTATGGCAGCTGCATTTGGCCGTATTGGGGGCGTAATCGGGCCTTTTGTGGTTGGTATACTCGTAGGACAAGGCATAGCGTTACCATCTATCTTTGCGATTTTCTTCGTAGCGATCCTGATCGGAGCAGCTGCTGTATGGTTGCTGGGTACCGAAACTAAAAATCAGGAGATTGACTAA
- a CDS encoding SOS response-associated peptidase produces MCKRFSLSADLDEVRDHFGIQRVMYYYKTRYNMSPTQHVPIVLHQDGERVLDEFRWGFIPYWGKDCVNADLNTVRVNPSYRKMAETRRCIIPCNGFYYWRKLGKRMCAVRVVLPEQKMFAVAGLYEIWQDSRKEPLRTCTMMTVQANTDIREFDSRMPAILEVDQIDSWLDPSLQNIDELLPLLRTYEQGDMSIYPVTPLVANDEHDSRECIQEMDLQWSWIKP; encoded by the coding sequence ATGTGCAAAAGATTTTCGTTATCGGCAGATTTGGATGAGGTCAGGGATCATTTTGGTATACAACGTGTCATGTATTATTATAAAACACGTTATAACATGAGTCCCACCCAGCATGTTCCAATCGTGCTGCATCAGGATGGAGAACGGGTGCTTGATGAATTTCGCTGGGGATTTATTCCCTATTGGGGCAAGGATTGTGTCAATGCAGACCTGAATACCGTTCGGGTAAATCCCAGTTATCGCAAGATGGCGGAAACCCGTCGCTGTATTATTCCGTGCAATGGATTTTATTATTGGCGAAAATTAGGAAAACGCATGTGTGCCGTCCGAGTGGTATTGCCGGAACAGAAAATGTTTGCGGTCGCGGGGCTATATGAGATATGGCAGGATAGCCGAAAGGAACCGTTACGCACCTGTACGATGATGACGGTTCAAGCTAATACGGATATACGTGAATTTGACAGCCGTATGCCCGCTATTTTGGAAGTAGACCAAATAGATTCATGGCTAGATCCGTCGCTTCAGAACATTGATGAGCTGCTGCCTTTATTGCGCACGTATGAGCAAGGTGATATGAGCATCTATCCGGTGACCCCGCTGGTGGCCAATGATGAACATGATAGTCGTGAATGCATTCAGGAAATGGATTTGCAGTGGTCCTGGATTAAACCTTAA
- the gnd gene encoding phosphogluconate dehydrogenase (NAD(+)-dependent, decarboxylating) — protein sequence MQVGLIGLGKMGLNLGKNLIDHKHEVVAYDVNAAAIQEMKEYGAKGASTLEELVQATQSPRVLWIMVPHQIVDSVLDQLQPMLSKGDIIIEGGNSHYKESIARHARLKEYGISFMDAGTSGGMEGARNGACYMIGGDPEAWAVVEPIFRDTAVENGYLYAGKSGSGHFLKMVHNGVEYGMMASIGEGFEVLEKSNFDFDYEQVARVWNNGSVIRSWLMGLTERAFSKDANLDEIRGVMHSSGEGKWTVEEALDLQAATPVIALSLLMRYRSLDADTFNGKVVAALRNEFGGHAVEKK from the coding sequence ATGCAAGTAGGATTAATTGGTTTGGGAAAAATGGGCTTGAATCTTGGAAAAAACCTGATCGATCATAAGCATGAAGTTGTGGCTTATGACGTCAACGCAGCTGCAATCCAAGAAATGAAGGAATATGGAGCTAAGGGTGCTTCTACTTTGGAAGAGCTTGTGCAAGCAACTCAATCCCCTAGAGTGCTGTGGATTATGGTTCCTCACCAAATTGTTGATTCTGTACTGGATCAGCTTCAACCGATGTTGTCCAAAGGAGATATCATTATCGAAGGCGGAAACTCTCATTACAAAGAGTCCATTGCTCGCCATGCCCGTCTGAAAGAATATGGTATTAGCTTCATGGATGCAGGAACTTCTGGCGGTATGGAAGGCGCGCGCAACGGTGCTTGTTATATGATCGGTGGCGATCCAGAAGCTTGGGCAGTTGTTGAGCCTATTTTCCGCGATACAGCGGTGGAAAATGGATATCTGTATGCAGGTAAATCCGGTAGCGGACATTTTCTGAAAATGGTTCACAATGGTGTGGAATACGGCATGATGGCATCCATCGGTGAAGGCTTTGAAGTGCTGGAGAAAAGTAACTTTGACTTTGATTACGAACAAGTAGCGCGTGTGTGGAACAACGGTTCCGTTATCCGCTCTTGGCTGATGGGCTTGACAGAACGCGCATTTTCCAAAGATGCAAACCTGGACGAAATCCGTGGGGTTATGCACTCTTCCGGCGAAGGTAAATGGACAGTTGAGGAAGCACTGGATCTTCAGGCAGCAACTCCGGTCATTGCCTTGTCCTTGCTGATGCGCTACCGTTCGCTGGATGCCGATACATTCAACGGAAAAGTAGTTGCTGCACTGCGCAATGAATTTGGCGGCCACGCTGTAGAGAAGAAGTAA
- the zwf gene encoding glucose-6-phosphate dehydrogenase, with translation MDSMTFVLFGATGDLAKRKIYPALYNLFVEGKIPASFSVIGMGRREVADEQFQSNVEQSIKDFSRHVNEDRAQMDQFLSAFRYSALNVNHPEDYKKLLQLAEQRENDLGIPGNRMFYLSVAPEFFDVIAHNIRESGLAETKGWKRLIIEKPFGHDLESARELNDRLSRTFAEDEIYRIDHYLGKPMVQNLEALKFANPLLQGIWNNQYIANVQITASETVGVEERAGYYDHSGAIRDMVQNHMLQVLMMTAMDKPGHITADQVRDEKSKVMDALRALDPSDIKSNVVRGQYTEGEINGKAVPSYKEEPDIGPDSQNDTFISARLWIDNEQWSGVPFYIRTGKRMKEKSTRIVVEFKKDNTDPYAAQGQPTDPNLLIIHVNPDEKVTLRLNSRDPLNNGQLETVLMNYHSEAKDVPEAYERLIYDALRGDSTFFAHWNEVELSWVWVQPVLEAFARGEVPLHTYAAGSYGPEASDQLLEEQGFTWWLDEKSESSEKAVVRA, from the coding sequence ATGGATTCAATGACATTTGTCTTATTTGGAGCGACAGGGGATTTGGCCAAACGCAAAATTTACCCTGCCTTGTATAATTTGTTTGTAGAAGGTAAAATTCCGGCTTCCTTTTCTGTAATTGGGATGGGGCGTCGTGAAGTGGCAGACGAGCAATTTCAAAGTAATGTAGAGCAATCCATTAAGGATTTTTCCAGACATGTGAATGAAGACCGTGCACAGATGGATCAGTTCTTAAGTGCTTTCCGTTACAGCGCATTGAACGTTAACCACCCGGAAGATTATAAAAAGCTGCTACAGCTTGCTGAGCAACGTGAAAATGACTTGGGAATTCCGGGGAACCGCATGTTTTATTTATCGGTGGCACCGGAATTTTTTGATGTGATTGCCCACAATATTCGGGAAAGTGGTTTAGCTGAAACAAAGGGTTGGAAACGACTCATTATTGAAAAACCATTTGGACATGATTTGGAATCGGCACGTGAGCTGAATGATCGCCTGAGCAGAACCTTTGCTGAGGATGAGATTTATCGTATTGACCATTACTTAGGTAAGCCCATGGTTCAAAACCTGGAAGCCTTGAAATTTGCTAATCCATTGCTTCAAGGGATATGGAACAACCAGTACATTGCCAATGTGCAAATTACCGCATCTGAGACTGTAGGTGTAGAGGAGCGAGCAGGATACTACGATCACTCCGGTGCTATTCGTGATATGGTACAAAATCACATGCTGCAGGTGCTGATGATGACGGCGATGGACAAACCGGGACATATCACAGCTGACCAGGTGCGGGACGAGAAAAGTAAGGTGATGGACGCGCTTCGTGCCCTCGATCCTTCCGATATTAAATCCAACGTAGTTAGAGGACAATATACCGAAGGTGAAATCAACGGAAAAGCAGTTCCATCCTATAAAGAAGAGCCGGATATCGGACCTGATTCGCAAAATGATACGTTCATTTCAGCTCGTCTTTGGATTGATAATGAACAATGGTCGGGTGTGCCGTTCTATATTCGTACTGGCAAACGCATGAAAGAAAAATCCACTCGTATCGTCGTGGAATTTAAAAAGGACAACACAGATCCTTATGCTGCTCAAGGGCAGCCTACAGACCCGAACTTGCTGATCATCCATGTTAACCCGGATGAAAAGGTAACGCTACGTCTGAACAGTAGAGATCCGCTGAACAATGGCCAGCTGGAGACGGTTCTGATGAATTATCATTCTGAGGCCAAGGATGTTCCAGAAGCCTATGAACGCCTCATCTATGATGCGCTGCGCGGCGATTCCACCTTTTTTGCTCATTGGAACGAAGTGGAGCTGTCTTGGGTGTGGGTTCAACCTGTACTTGAAGCCTTTGCTCGTGGTGAAGTTCCGCTTCACACGTATGCGGCAGGCTCTTACGGTCCAGAAGCTTCAGATCAATTGTTGGAAGAGCAAGGCTTTACATGGTGGTTGGACGAAAAGTCCGAAAGCTCTGAAAAAGCAGTCGTTCGTGCTTAA
- a CDS encoding winged helix-turn-helix transcriptional regulator — MSDDRQPKLLCGKVEQSFQIISKKWTALIIHTLMEHPKRFSEIQVSIPDLSKRMLNERIKELELSGLILRNVITERPVRTEYSLTRKGKELGDALNGVESWAERWL, encoded by the coding sequence ATGAGCGACGACAGGCAGCCTAAGCTTTTGTGCGGTAAGGTGGAACAGTCCTTTCAGATCATCAGCAAAAAATGGACCGCTCTCATCATTCATACTTTGATGGAACATCCCAAACGATTTAGTGAAATTCAAGTCTCCATACCTGATCTTAGCAAACGCATGCTCAACGAGCGCATCAAGGAACTAGAGCTTTCCGGCCTAATCCTTCGCAATGTCATCACAGAGCGGCCTGTGCGTACCGAATATTCGCTGACACGTAAGGGTAAAGAGCTAGGTGATGCATTGAATGGTGTGGAGAGCTGGGCCGAAAGATGGCTCTGA
- a CDS encoding NAD(P)/FAD-dependent oxidoreductase, with translation MNYDCIIVGGGIAGLQAAIQLGRYSSHRVLVIDSGYGRSTLCHQYHNILGFPDGISGEELRRLGRSEATRLGTEFVDGKAIKATKRDELFDIEVEAGSVYTSKTLLLATGLTDRFPKLEGLQACLGNSVYVCPDCDGYEVQDRSTVVMGAGKAGASMALILSARTDHLVYVNHERSEVPDELFVKLREKGIEYKEATISEIITGQPGCFEGVRLADGQVVRAERGFLAFGSNHVHSELAEQLGVHLLHNKHIETHPRSKMTNVENVWVAGDLGAHAEQATVAMGEGAMSAIWIHKVLSGMKTKIPQL, from the coding sequence ATGAACTACGATTGCATTATTGTCGGTGGGGGAATTGCCGGATTGCAAGCAGCCATTCAATTGGGTAGATACAGCAGTCATCGGGTGCTGGTGATCGATTCGGGCTATGGTCGATCTACGCTGTGCCATCAGTATCATAATATTTTGGGCTTTCCTGATGGGATTTCTGGTGAAGAGCTACGACGGCTTGGACGTAGTGAAGCCACGAGGCTAGGCACTGAATTTGTTGATGGTAAGGCGATAAAAGCGACCAAGAGAGATGAGCTTTTTGATATTGAAGTGGAGGCAGGGTCAGTTTATACGTCAAAAACGCTGTTATTGGCCACAGGGCTGACGGACCGTTTTCCAAAGCTGGAAGGGCTACAAGCCTGCTTGGGCAACAGTGTATATGTGTGCCCGGACTGTGACGGGTATGAGGTCCAGGATCGCAGTACAGTCGTCATGGGGGCGGGCAAAGCGGGAGCTTCCATGGCCTTGATTTTGTCGGCACGTACCGATCACCTTGTCTATGTCAATCATGAGCGTTCAGAAGTACCGGACGAGCTGTTCGTGAAGCTGCGGGAAAAAGGGATTGAATATAAGGAAGCAACCATTTCTGAGATTATCACGGGACAACCGGGCTGTTTTGAAGGAGTGCGGCTGGCTGATGGACAAGTGGTTCGAGCAGAGCGGGGCTTCTTAGCCTTTGGAAGCAACCATGTTCATTCAGAGCTGGCGGAGCAACTGGGTGTGCATCTGCTGCATAACAAGCATATTGAGACGCATCCCCGCAGCAAAATGACAAACGTGGAAAATGTTTGGGTGGCCGGAGACTTAGGGGCTCATGCCGAGCAAGCGACGGTTGCAATGGGAGAAGGAGCTATGTCAGCGATCTGGATACACAAGGTATTATCTGGTATGAAAACAAAAATACCGCAACTCTGA
- a CDS encoding nitroreductase family protein: protein MTKDFFTALKDRRSYYGISKEQVISDQRIQEIVEEAVKYTPTSFNSQTSRAVVLLGEHHDKLWNITEDILREVVGNEEQFKSTAEKMNGFRSGYGTVLFFEDNNVVAGLQQQFEAYADNFPIWANQSNGMLQLVVWTALEQEGLGASLQHYNPLIDEKVKNEWNIPEHWKLIAEMPFGKPTFQPGDKEFQPIEERVKTFK from the coding sequence ATGACTAAAGACTTCTTCACAGCTCTGAAAGACAGACGCTCCTATTATGGCATTAGCAAAGAACAAGTAATTTCTGACCAACGGATTCAAGAGATCGTAGAGGAAGCTGTGAAGTACACACCTACCTCTTTCAATTCCCAAACTTCACGCGCTGTAGTGTTGCTCGGAGAGCATCATGACAAACTGTGGAATATTACAGAAGATATTTTGCGGGAAGTGGTAGGCAATGAAGAACAATTCAAATCTACTGCTGAGAAAATGAACGGTTTCCGCAGCGGTTACGGAACGGTCTTGTTCTTTGAAGACAACAACGTGGTAGCTGGTCTGCAACAACAATTTGAAGCGTATGCGGACAATTTCCCAATCTGGGCCAATCAATCTAACGGTATGCTGCAACTGGTTGTATGGACGGCTCTGGAGCAAGAAGGATTGGGCGCATCTCTTCAGCACTATAATCCTTTGATCGACGAAAAAGTGAAAAATGAATGGAACATTCCTGAGCATTGGAAACTGATTGCTGAAATGCCATTTGGTAAACCGACATTCCAACCAGGTGATAAGGAATTCCAACCAATTGAGGAACGCGTAAAAACATTTAAATAA
- a CDS encoding (2Fe-2S) ferredoxin domain-containing protein, whose protein sequence is MAIFDLEPMKHHVLICNGGTCMRHEGEEVTQAIRDEIRKQHAEAYIHTTRTRCNGRCHDAAVVIVYPQGDWYGQMTPASGTKLVQKLVAGEKLEPHLFHECTRKSSSE, encoded by the coding sequence ATGGCTATTTTTGATTTAGAACCGATGAAGCATCATGTGTTGATCTGCAATGGAGGCACATGTATGCGACATGAAGGCGAAGAAGTTACACAAGCAATTCGGGATGAAATTCGTAAACAGCATGCAGAAGCCTATATTCACACGACCAGAACTCGTTGTAATGGGCGCTGTCATGATGCTGCGGTTGTGATCGTATATCCGCAAGGGGACTGGTATGGTCAAATGACCCCCGCCTCAGGTACAAAGCTGGTGCAGAAGCTCGTAGCGGGAGAGAAGCTGGAACCTCATCTTTTTCATGAGTGTACACGTAAATCCAGCTCGGAATAA
- a CDS encoding metallophosphoesterase family protein: MKIIVLSDTHMPHRSKTLPSRLVQELKGSDLILHAGDWTDWFVYERLAEFAPVKGIAGNNDGTDIVERLGYQRIVEVQGKRIGMVHGHGWRGSTENIALNTFKGETLDCLIYGHSHIPVVKKIDDLLVLNPGSPTDKRGEDEYSFIVLTIEDGQMEARLVLYPDKH; encoded by the coding sequence ATGAAAATCATCGTACTTTCAGACACTCATATGCCACACAGAAGCAAAACGCTGCCTAGTCGGCTTGTGCAGGAGTTAAAAGGCAGTGACCTCATTCTCCATGCCGGAGACTGGACGGATTGGTTCGTCTATGAACGTCTAGCTGAATTTGCGCCTGTGAAGGGCATTGCCGGAAACAATGATGGAACCGACATCGTGGAGCGTCTAGGCTATCAACGAATCGTTGAAGTCCAAGGCAAGCGGATCGGCATGGTTCATGGTCACGGCTGGCGCGGCTCGACAGAGAATATCGCACTGAATACATTTAAGGGAGAAACATTGGATTGCCTGATTTATGGACATTCGCATATTCCTGTGGTCAAAAAGATAGATGATCTGCTTGTCCTTAATCCGGGGTCTCCGACGGACAAGCGCGGTGAAGACGAATACTCATTTATCGTGCTGACGATTGAAGACGGGCAGATGGAAGCACGGCTTGTTCTTTATCCAGATAAACATTGA
- a CDS encoding Rrf2 family transcriptional regulator: MSTHFSVSIHCLLLLAEGAPERMTSSLIASSINTNPVVVRRIMSRLKQAGLVDSSPGARGFRLSMSSSNINLKMIYEATKDEGPLFAIHTDSNHNCEVGRNIDALLDGLYTVAEQKIQAFFETVTLRDLEQALQQRVGQQSSSV, translated from the coding sequence ATGAGTACCCATTTTTCCGTTAGTATCCATTGTCTGCTTCTTCTGGCTGAAGGGGCACCCGAGCGAATGACTTCGTCACTTATTGCTTCCAGCATCAATACCAACCCGGTAGTTGTAAGAAGAATTATGAGCCGACTTAAGCAAGCGGGTCTGGTGGATTCGTCACCAGGAGCGCGCGGCTTTCGTCTAAGCATGTCGAGTTCAAACATTAATCTGAAAATGATCTATGAAGCGACCAAGGATGAAGGTCCGTTGTTTGCCATTCATACCGACAGCAATCACAATTGCGAGGTTGGCAGGAACATAGACGCTTTGTTGGATGGTTTATACACCGTGGCAGAGCAGAAAATCCAGGCGTTTTTCGAGACCGTTACGTTGCGAGATCTGGAGCAGGCGCTCCAGCAGCGGGTTGGGCAACAAAGTTCATCCGTGTGA
- a CDS encoding DivIVA domain-containing protein, which translates to MDEHMKRRLDKQKQLFKQLGIQLDALSIHEKQFKNKMRGYDPDEVDAFLDEVIKDYERFYANIADLMDKWQEQQATIRDLKSAPKPATDFNALDRRQLEDIIKQLEYSVRQLKVRVRPENDYFPE; encoded by the coding sequence ATGGATGAACATATGAAGCGTCGTCTGGATAAGCAAAAGCAGTTGTTTAAACAACTGGGCATTCAGCTGGACGCGCTCTCCATTCATGAGAAACAGTTCAAAAATAAAATGCGCGGCTATGATCCGGATGAGGTAGATGCCTTTCTGGATGAAGTAATCAAGGATTATGAACGCTTTTATGCGAATATAGCCGACCTGATGGACAAGTGGCAGGAGCAGCAGGCAACCATACGTGATTTGAAAAGTGCACCCAAGCCTGCCACCGACTTTAATGCACTTGACCGACGTCAACTGGAGGATATCATTAAACAGTTGGAATATAGTGTGCGCCAATTAAAAGTGAGAGTACGCCCTGAAAATGACTATTTTCCGGAGTAA
- a CDS encoding TraR/DksA C4-type zinc finger protein, which produces MNHLNDSQLAELKHMLLEQKKDLEKHFKQNGQENTKLGETLTDSTGELSSYDNHPADIGTETFERSRDLAINESLENELEQVNAALQRMEDGTYGICVESGEEIPFERLQAIPYTAYTVEHTPTRELSNDRPIEEQVMTPPPKGAGEVRQRNAGRFDDAGAWDAVEKYGTSNSPATAAKRDVTDYDENM; this is translated from the coding sequence ATGAACCATTTGAACGATTCGCAGCTTGCAGAGCTGAAACATATGTTATTGGAGCAGAAAAAGGATTTAGAAAAACATTTTAAACAAAATGGTCAGGAAAATACGAAATTGGGAGAAACACTGACAGATTCCACAGGGGAACTCTCATCCTATGATAACCACCCTGCTGATATAGGGACGGAAACCTTTGAACGATCCCGTGATCTGGCGATTAATGAGTCGCTGGAAAACGAGCTGGAGCAGGTTAATGCAGCCCTGCAACGGATGGAAGATGGGACGTATGGAATATGTGTGGAGAGCGGCGAAGAAATTCCTTTTGAACGGTTACAAGCCATTCCATATACAGCCTATACCGTCGAGCACACGCCAACACGGGAATTATCGAATGACCGTCCAATCGAGGAACAGGTTATGACTCCGCCGCCCAAAGGTGCAGGTGAGGTTCGCCAACGGAATGCTGGACGATTTGACGATGCGGGCGCATGGGACGCAGTAGAAAAATACGGCACATCGAATTCGCCTGCGACAGCCGCCAAGCGTGATGTTACAGATTATGATGAAAATATGTAA
- a CDS encoding Gfo/Idh/MocA family protein, protein MGRKLKWGILGTAEIAKIAVIPAIQQSERGEVLGIASRNADKATEAAREFDIPRSYGSYDELLADPEIGAVYIPLPNHLHEEWTIKAAEAGKHVLCEKPSSLSSAGTSRMIEACRRAGVTFAEAFMYRYHPKHRRIKEIINSGEIGDIRGIHCTFTFNNTDQADNVRFNKSMGGGSLYDVGVYPISAARMYLDREPEAVTVHALFSPEHDNVDMMASGLLEFPGGVNLTFDCGMWAANRSNMEILGSKGTIAMPKMFGWERTSVVPQIFVHVGSVTREERLKGFNSFELQADAFAKAVLDGIPLPYEPEDAVSNMKVIDACIESARSRKRIEIG, encoded by the coding sequence ATGGGTAGAAAGCTGAAATGGGGAATTTTAGGCACGGCGGAGATCGCCAAAATCGCTGTAATTCCGGCGATTCAGCAATCCGAACGCGGAGAAGTACTTGGAATTGCTAGTCGTAATGCGGATAAAGCCACTGAGGCCGCCCGGGAGTTCGATATTCCGAGAAGTTATGGAAGCTATGACGAGCTGTTGGCCGATCCCGAAATCGGAGCAGTGTATATACCGTTGCCGAACCATCTGCATGAAGAATGGACCATAAAAGCAGCGGAGGCCGGCAAGCATGTTTTGTGTGAAAAACCATCTTCTCTTAGCTCGGCCGGGACAAGCCGTATGATTGAAGCATGTCGCCGTGCAGGAGTGACTTTTGCAGAAGCTTTTATGTATCGCTATCATCCCAAACATCGAAGAATTAAGGAAATCATCAATAGTGGGGAAATTGGTGACATTCGCGGCATTCATTGCACGTTTACATTTAACAATACCGATCAGGCAGATAATGTGCGCTTTAATAAAAGCATGGGCGGTGGCTCGTTGTATGATGTGGGCGTATATCCGATATCAGCCGCTCGTATGTATTTGGATCGGGAGCCGGAGGCAGTGACGGTACATGCTTTATTTTCCCCGGAGCATGACAACGTTGATATGATGGCCTCCGGTCTGCTGGAATTTCCGGGTGGAGTCAACCTTACTTTCGATTGTGGCATGTGGGCAGCCAACCGTTCCAACATGGAAATTCTCGGCAGCAAGGGTACGATTGCGATGCCCAAAATGTTCGGTTGGGAAAGAACGTCTGTCGTACCGCAAATTTTCGTTCACGTTGGTTCGGTTACGCGTGAGGAACGTCTAAAGGGTTTTAATTCTTTTGAACTGCAAGCTGATGCTTTTGCCAAAGCCGTGCTTGACGGTATTCCTTTGCCATATGAGCCAGAAGATGCGGTTAGTAATATGAAAGTGATCGACGCCTGTATTGAATCAGCTCGCAGTCGTAAACGGATAGAGATTGGATAA
- a CDS encoding helix-turn-helix transcriptional regulator produces the protein MAFMISQRAFIKIYLITMVERHRGYGYQMLESMKDEFSGFGYVPPQSEVYRALHELVQEGVFYRTKRLKGTDPRVDFQEIVLYHFTDDGEEKARLYKKQVKADLDRCLGMLHKAEQDNYS, from the coding sequence ATGGCGTTTATGATATCCCAGCGGGCTTTTATCAAAATTTATCTGATCACAATGGTAGAGAGGCATCGCGGATATGGATATCAGATGCTCGAATCGATGAAAGATGAGTTTAGTGGTTTCGGATATGTTCCGCCTCAAAGCGAGGTCTACCGGGCACTGCATGAACTGGTTCAGGAAGGCGTTTTTTACCGTACCAAACGATTAAAAGGAACAGACCCGCGTGTAGATTTCCAGGAGATTGTGCTCTATCATTTCACAGACGATGGAGAGGAGAAAGCTCGGCTGTACAAAAAGCAGGTCAAAGCCGACCTGGACCGTTGCTTAGGTATGCTGCATAAAGCGGAACAAGACAACTATTCCTGA